A region of Burkholderiales bacterium JOSHI_001 DNA encodes the following proteins:
- a CDS encoding methyl-accepting chemotaxis protein (PFAM: Methyl-accepting chemotaxis protein (MCP) signaling domain) produces MAFLDRFKGKAQDDAGATTRSGPSTFDELDAMPGDEGARGHGAMDMNLSALPATAVGDTSIIAEAAPSELAPEFDETRLPGSEAMAGAAVSALPLIGKRPLEQQQRILFVTVLVALALLALGIVGSLLTASRGAGRVSAAGQALMQSQRLAKSVTQALVGNAKAFVEVKESSAVLMANVHGLREGDGVIAAAPAPVQTLLEPLTPLVDRADKNAKIVLGQERTLTQVGTALRAINRQSSDLLETAETISSLKLQQNAPSAELQAVGQLVMLTQRIGKSANEFLTMEGVSPEAVFLLGKDMNTFKEVAEGLDKGSAELRLPGTKDTATKERLQFLLKQYEETRVQAGAILNNLQGLVSAREAQAAIVADSENLRTGLEQVQERLGSGGTGLLQWLPLLLGALLLAAAGWGLLRLFVQDQRSRAQMAESQKQDAERDQLEAKRVNDANQAAILRLMNELQTVAEGDLTQQATVTEDITGAIADSVNYTVEELRNLVAQVQGTVSRVTETTLQVESTSTELLAASTEQLREIRETGESVLQMASRINEVSAQAQQSAEVARQSLQAADSGRQAVENSIGGMNAIRDQIQETSKRIKRLGESSQEIGEITELIEDITEQTNVLALNAAIQAASAGEAGRGFSVVAEEVQRLAERSGDATRQIAALVKTIQTDTQDAVAAMERSTQGVVEGAKLSDAAGNALGDIDRVTRQLAELIESISRQTSREAESANVVASNIQHIFAVTEQTGEGTRSTAQMVRELSRTAEELKASVARFRIA; encoded by the coding sequence ATGGCTTTTCTGGACCGTTTCAAGGGCAAGGCGCAAGACGACGCGGGGGCCACCACGCGCAGCGGGCCGTCCACCTTCGACGAACTGGACGCCATGCCGGGCGACGAGGGCGCGCGCGGCCACGGGGCCATGGACATGAACCTGTCCGCGCTGCCGGCCACCGCGGTGGGCGACACGTCCATCATTGCCGAGGCCGCACCGTCCGAACTGGCGCCTGAATTCGACGAAACCCGCCTGCCGGGCTCGGAAGCCATGGCCGGCGCGGCGGTGTCGGCACTGCCGCTGATCGGCAAGCGCCCGCTGGAACAGCAGCAACGCATCTTGTTCGTTACCGTGCTGGTGGCGCTGGCGCTGCTGGCGCTGGGCATCGTGGGCTCGCTGCTCACGGCCAGTCGTGGCGCCGGCCGGGTGTCGGCGGCCGGTCAGGCCCTGATGCAGTCGCAACGGCTGGCCAAGTCGGTGACGCAGGCGCTGGTGGGCAATGCCAAGGCCTTCGTCGAGGTGAAGGAATCGTCCGCGGTGCTGATGGCCAACGTGCATGGCCTGCGCGAGGGCGACGGTGTCATCGCCGCCGCACCCGCCCCGGTGCAGACCCTGCTGGAGCCCCTCACCCCGCTGGTGGACCGGGCCGACAAGAACGCCAAGATCGTGCTGGGCCAGGAGCGCACGCTCACCCAGGTGGGCACCGCGCTGCGCGCCATCAACCGCCAGTCCTCCGACCTGCTGGAAACCGCCGAAACCATCTCGTCGCTGAAGCTGCAGCAGAACGCGCCCTCGGCCGAACTGCAGGCCGTGGGCCAGTTGGTGATGCTGACCCAGCGCATCGGCAAGAGCGCCAACGAGTTCCTCACCATGGAAGGGGTCAGCCCCGAGGCGGTGTTCCTGCTGGGCAAGGACATGAACACCTTCAAGGAAGTGGCCGAAGGCCTGGACAAGGGCAGCGCCGAACTGCGCCTGCCCGGCACCAAGGACACCGCCACCAAGGAGCGGCTGCAGTTCCTGCTGAAGCAGTACGAAGAAACGCGGGTGCAGGCCGGCGCCATCCTGAACAACCTGCAGGGACTGGTCAGCGCGCGTGAAGCGCAGGCCGCCATCGTGGCCGACAGCGAAAACCTGCGCACCGGGCTGGAACAGGTGCAGGAACGCCTGGGCTCGGGCGGCACCGGCCTGCTGCAGTGGCTGCCGCTGCTGCTGGGCGCGCTGCTGCTGGCCGCCGCCGGCTGGGGCCTGCTGCGCCTGTTCGTGCAGGACCAGCGCTCGCGCGCCCAGATGGCCGAATCGCAGAAGCAGGACGCCGAGCGCGACCAGCTGGAAGCCAAGCGCGTGAACGACGCCAACCAGGCCGCCATTCTTCGCCTGATGAACGAACTGCAGACGGTGGCCGAGGGCGACCTGACGCAGCAGGCCACGGTGACCGAGGACATCACCGGCGCCATCGCCGACTCGGTGAACTACACGGTGGAAGAATTGCGCAACCTGGTGGCCCAGGTGCAGGGCACGGTGAGCCGGGTGACCGAAACCACGCTGCAGGTGGAAAGCACGTCCACCGAACTGCTGGCCGCGTCCACCGAGCAGCTGCGCGAAATTCGCGAAACCGGTGAATCGGTGCTGCAGATGGCGTCCCGCATCAACGAGGTGTCCGCCCAGGCGCAGCAGTCGGCCGAGGTGGCGCGCCAGTCGCTGCAGGCCGCCGACTCCGGCCGCCAGGCGGTGGAAAACTCCATCGGCGGCATGAACGCCATCCGCGACCAGATCCAGGAAACCTCCAAGCGCATCAAGCGCCTGGGTGAAAGCTCGCAGGAGATCGGTGAAATCACCGAACTGATTGAAGACATCACCGAGCAGACCAACGTGCTGGCGCTGAACGCCGCCATCCAGGCCGCGTCCGCCGGTGAGGCGGGCCGGGGCTTCTCGGTGGTGGCCGAGGAAGTGCAGCGGCTGGCCGAACGCTCGGGCGACGCCACGCGGCAGATTGCGGCGCTGGTGAAGACCATTCAGACCGACACCCAGGACGCGGTGGCCGCCATGGAGCGCAGCACGCAGGGTGTGGTGGAAGGCGCGAAGCTGTCTGACGCGGCCGGCAATGCGCTGGGCGACATCGACCGCGTGACCCGCCAGCTGGCCGAACTGATCGAAAGCATCTCGCGCCAGACCTCCCGCGAAGCCGAGTCCGCCAACGTGGTGGCCAGCAACATCCAGCACATCTTCGCGGTGACCGAACAAACCGGCGAGGGCACGCGTTCCACCGCCCAGATGGTGCGTGAATTGTCGCGCACCGCCGAAGAACTGAAAGCGTCGGTGGCGCGTTTCCGCATCGCCTGA
- a CDS encoding chemotaxis signal transduction protein (PFAM: CheW-like domain), with product MAKKDALRDLQNRLALRMQQAREEKRATAWLAVDVAGQGLLFPLQQAGEIFDADGILPVPHTRAWFAGVANLRGGLHGVVDFAAFLGLRPHEAARDGAHLIALNPNLGLNCALLVDRLAGLRQRDELEPLAATPGPLPAFAGARWRDTQGRTWQEIELAALAADGQFLAIAG from the coding sequence ATGGCCAAGAAGGACGCGCTGCGCGACCTGCAAAACCGCCTGGCGCTGCGCATGCAGCAGGCGCGCGAGGAAAAGCGCGCCACCGCCTGGCTGGCGGTGGACGTGGCGGGCCAGGGCCTGCTGTTCCCGCTGCAGCAGGCGGGCGAGATCTTTGACGCTGACGGCATCCTGCCGGTGCCGCACACCCGGGCCTGGTTTGCCGGCGTGGCCAACCTGCGCGGCGGCCTGCACGGCGTGGTGGACTTCGCTGCCTTCCTGGGGCTGCGCCCGCACGAGGCCGCACGCGATGGCGCGCACCTCATTGCGCTGAACCCGAACCTGGGCCTGAACTGTGCGCTGCTGGTGGACCGCCTGGCCGGCCTGCGGCAGCGTGACGAACTGGAACCCCTGGCGGCAACGCCAGGCCCACTGCCCGCTTTTGCCGGTGCGCGCTGGCGCGACACGCAGGGCCGCACCTGGCAGGAAATTGAACTGGCCGCGCTGGCCGCCGACGGCCAGTTCCTGGCCATCGCCGGCTGA
- a CDS encoding chemotaxis protein histidine kinase-like protein (PFAM: CheW-like domain; Histidine kinase-, DNA gyrase B-, and HSP90-like ATPase; Response regulator receiver domain; Hpt domain), with the protein MAANRDIDASGDLSTLAWVSDELRRSLETAHKALRRHLKEAESHAGSDTDVVDPAILRQARNLVHQGAGALELVGLSTASQMLRAAEAAITRMGAKPKLMTPAAVAAIERASFALLDYLGRMLAGKAVTPLAMFPQYRALQELAGAARVHPADLWPLDWQWRELPASAGLDPAAPLPANEATGALVEAEMLALMRGLAPQATTRMSALCAGLAAGSAGRLRTFWALAGAFYEAQSDGLLKPDLYGKRVASRLLAQVRAGAQADPPDRLAQDLMFFCAHASAKPAQAAGPLLRAVRDAYQVAPQAPVDYESSPLGRFDPAVLAQARKRVAGAKDVWSGVAGGDLHRLPNLNEQFALVGESLTKLYPQGELLGHALTNAAAQTVAGNGAPPAELAMEVATGLLYLDASLEDGELDHPELSGRIQRLAQRVDSVRQGRSAGPLEPWQEELYRRVSDRQTMGSVVQELRASLSDVEKQIDQYFRNPAQREVLIPVPGQLSSMRGVLSVLGMDAASQAVVRMRDDVDALAQTEVDPQRAQAAGTFERLADNLGALSFLIDMLSVQPQMAKSLFSFDAATGNLNAVMGRTHRHSTFGTLEATTIEPQLAEKVQAVAAHAAQPATDRITLTMELDSLAREATVANQPVLATRAAQASAAIAKADDTISLEKAFNDTAHSMADFLASVSGGLDGAPSAPAPLPPAPAPAVVASGLEDDAEMRDIFLEEAREVVQTARDALAQLARQPDDSGEATTVRRAFHTLKGSSRMVGLADFGEAAWSCEQLYNARLADNAPADGDLLGFSGEAVDYFARWVDAIAAGNVAGFAPQHVSVPADALRQERRRLPVGPLAEPAASVAAEAAKDTAPERTLVLPHPAPAAPEPPDAAPASALGELALRIPDLPSAADLDLSLPGPDAAPPPALQPQLTQTTLAPVDFAIDLTALDAEPVAPMIQPLAPAGRPSETPDDAVDLLLDGETAEPSQAAAPDLDLSLPELPAALPDLATAQPEEAPAPAVAALASAPTDWPEPVPEPHVTLLDATDLAEAGPEADLAQAAAEEEQVKVIGPLRISIPLFNIYLNEADEQSRRLATEVAEWGHELQRPVGETAVALAHSLAGNSATVGFADLSQLARFFEHALMRSHEHGSGTPDEAQLFNDAAEEIRRLLHQFAAGFLRDADPLLLQRLSDHEHLHAALALQAAPDELPTRLDALPEDLAAPTPSPLPLPVAEVAEPAPVEPEPEALAPAEAAAQPEAEEPNTAFATQLGGLAMAEFSELGQTQLHSLADLPAVAGGGTLARADALDDADDIDVEDALDADLFPIFEEEALELLPQLQQRMRDWARRPGDAGAASACMRTLHTLKGGARLAGAMRLGEMAHRLETAIEHTLARGALDDTAVAPLLGRVDAIDAAFDALRRGEPLVSAPAPLDALPSTPAALHVVDESLPMPLADEAPAVAPVAETPAAPHTAGSIDWASLSLSAVAPQAEAARSASASQAAVRVRAPLLDRLVSHAGEVSITRARIDSDVGQMKGALGDLTENLERLRRHLRDIELQAETQISTRIEAAKAASQAFDPLEMDRFTRFQELTRMMAESVNDVATVQRGLQRTLQSAEDELAAQARLTRDLQDDLLRTRMVEFEGQSERLYRVVRQAAKETGKQVRLDIVGGAIEMDRGVLDRMTGAFEHLLRNCVTHGIESPEARSAAGKDPVGSITIVLSQEGNEVGVEFRDDGAGLDMARIQAKAVAQGLLPANAQPGEAELANLIFTPGFTTAETITELSGRGVGMDVVRSEVNAMGGRIITATAAGKGTSFRLVLPLTTAVTQVVMVRVGEVTVALPSTLVELVRRTPAAELEQAYRSNALVHDGQPLPFFWLGALLHNSPRGHASGRNSNVLIMRSAAQRIALHVDEVVANQEVVVKNLGPQLARLPGLAGMTLLPSGAPALIYNPVALATLYGEAAWARTRDALAAPQPTQVQVLKPAAPAAPLVLVVDDSLTVRRVTQRLLTREGYRVELAKDGLEGLERLAEERPAVVLSDIEMPRMDGFDLLRNIRADAQLNSLPVVMITSRIAQKHRDHATELGANHYLGKPYSEEELLALVAQYARAPVSA; encoded by the coding sequence ATGGCCGCCAACCGCGACATCGATGCCTCCGGCGACCTGAGCACGCTGGCCTGGGTCAGCGACGAACTGCGCCGCTCGCTGGAAACCGCGCACAAGGCGTTGCGCCGCCACCTGAAGGAAGCCGAATCCCACGCCGGGTCGGACACCGACGTGGTGGACCCGGCCATCCTGCGCCAGGCGCGCAACCTGGTGCACCAGGGCGCCGGTGCGCTGGAGCTGGTGGGCCTGTCCACCGCGTCGCAGATGCTGCGCGCGGCCGAAGCCGCCATTACTCGCATGGGCGCCAAGCCCAAGCTGATGACCCCGGCCGCGGTGGCCGCCATCGAGCGGGCTTCTTTCGCCCTGCTGGACTACCTGGGCCGCATGCTGGCCGGCAAGGCGGTCACGCCGCTGGCCATGTTCCCGCAGTACCGCGCCTTGCAGGAACTGGCGGGCGCCGCCCGCGTGCACCCGGCCGACCTGTGGCCGCTGGACTGGCAGTGGCGCGAGCTGCCCGCCAGCGCCGGCCTGGACCCTGCGGCCCCGCTGCCGGCCAACGAAGCCACCGGCGCGCTGGTGGAAGCCGAAATGCTGGCGCTGATGCGGGGCCTGGCCCCCCAGGCCACCACGCGCATGAGCGCGCTGTGCGCCGGCCTGGCCGCCGGCTCGGCCGGCCGGCTGCGCACCTTCTGGGCCCTGGCCGGGGCTTTCTACGAAGCCCAGTCCGACGGCCTGTTGAAACCCGATCTCTACGGCAAGCGCGTGGCGTCCCGTCTGCTGGCGCAGGTGCGTGCCGGCGCCCAGGCCGACCCGCCGGACCGCCTGGCGCAGGACCTGATGTTCTTCTGCGCCCACGCCTCGGCCAAGCCGGCGCAGGCCGCCGGGCCCTTGCTGCGTGCGGTGCGCGACGCCTACCAGGTGGCGCCGCAGGCGCCGGTGGACTATGAAAGCAGCCCCCTGGGCCGCTTCGACCCCGCCGTGCTGGCACAGGCGAGAAAGCGCGTGGCCGGCGCCAAGGACGTGTGGTCGGGCGTGGCCGGCGGCGACCTGCACCGCCTGCCCAACCTGAACGAACAGTTCGCGCTGGTGGGCGAATCGCTCACCAAGCTGTACCCGCAGGGTGAACTGCTGGGCCACGCCCTCACCAACGCTGCGGCGCAGACCGTGGCGGGCAACGGCGCCCCGCCGGCCGAACTGGCCATGGAGGTGGCCACCGGCCTGCTGTACCTGGACGCGTCGCTGGAAGACGGCGAACTGGACCACCCCGAGCTGTCCGGGCGCATCCAGCGCCTGGCGCAGCGCGTGGACAGCGTGCGCCAAGGCCGATCGGCCGGCCCGCTGGAGCCCTGGCAGGAAGAGCTGTACCGGCGCGTGTCCGACCGCCAGACCATGGGCAGCGTGGTGCAGGAGCTGCGCGCGTCGCTGTCGGACGTGGAAAAGCAGATCGACCAGTACTTCCGCAACCCGGCGCAGCGCGAGGTGCTGATCCCGGTGCCCGGCCAGCTGTCGTCGATGCGCGGCGTGCTGTCGGTGCTGGGCATGGACGCCGCCAGCCAGGCCGTGGTGCGCATGCGCGACGACGTGGACGCACTGGCCCAGACCGAGGTGGACCCCCAGCGCGCGCAGGCCGCCGGCACCTTCGAGCGCCTGGCCGACAACCTGGGCGCCTTGAGCTTCCTGATCGACATGCTCAGCGTGCAGCCGCAGATGGCCAAGTCGCTGTTCAGCTTCGACGCGGCCACCGGCAACCTGAACGCGGTGATGGGCCGCACCCACCGCCATTCCACCTTCGGCACGCTGGAAGCCACCACCATCGAGCCCCAGCTGGCGGAGAAGGTGCAGGCCGTGGCCGCCCACGCCGCCCAGCCCGCCACCGACCGCATCACCCTCACGATGGAGCTGGACAGCCTGGCGCGCGAAGCCACGGTGGCCAACCAGCCGGTGCTGGCCACCCGCGCCGCCCAGGCCAGCGCCGCCATCGCCAAGGCCGACGACACCATCAGCCTGGAAAAGGCCTTCAACGACACCGCGCACTCGATGGCCGATTTCCTGGCCTCGGTGTCGGGCGGGCTGGACGGCGCGCCGTCGGCCCCCGCGCCGCTGCCGCCCGCGCCCGCCCCTGCGGTGGTGGCCAGCGGACTGGAAGACGACGCCGAGATGCGCGACATCTTCCTGGAGGAAGCGCGCGAGGTGGTGCAGACCGCGCGCGACGCGCTGGCCCAGCTGGCCCGCCAGCCCGACGACAGCGGCGAGGCCACCACGGTGCGCCGCGCCTTCCACACCCTGAAGGGCAGCTCGCGCATGGTGGGCCTGGCCGATTTCGGTGAAGCCGCCTGGTCCTGCGAGCAGCTCTACAACGCCCGCCTGGCCGACAACGCGCCGGCCGATGGCGACCTGCTGGGCTTCTCCGGCGAGGCGGTGGACTACTTCGCCCGCTGGGTGGACGCCATTGCCGCCGGCAACGTGGCCGGCTTTGCGCCCCAGCACGTCAGCGTGCCGGCCGATGCGCTGCGCCAGGAACGCCGCCGCCTGCCGGTGGGGCCGCTGGCCGAGCCGGCCGCTTCGGTGGCCGCCGAAGCCGCCAAGGACACCGCGCCGGAACGCACCCTGGTGCTGCCGCACCCGGCGCCTGCCGCGCCCGAGCCGCCCGACGCCGCCCCCGCGTCGGCCCTGGGCGAGCTGGCCCTGCGCATTCCCGACCTGCCCAGCGCCGCCGACCTGGACCTGAGCCTGCCCGGGCCGGACGCGGCGCCGCCGCCGGCGCTGCAGCCCCAGCTGACCCAGACCACGCTGGCACCTGTGGATTTCGCGATCGACCTGACCGCGCTGGACGCCGAACCCGTGGCGCCGATGATCCAGCCGCTGGCCCCGGCCGGTCGCCCTTCCGAAACGCCGGACGACGCGGTGGACCTGCTGCTGGACGGCGAAACGGCCGAGCCCTCGCAGGCCGCGGCGCCCGACCTGGACCTGAGCCTGCCCGAGCTGCCCGCAGCCTTGCCCGACCTGGCGACGGCCCAGCCGGAAGAAGCGCCGGCGCCGGCTGTGGCGGCCTTGGCGTCCGCGCCCACGGACTGGCCCGAGCCGGTGCCCGAGCCGCACGTCACGCTGCTGGATGCCACCGACCTGGCCGAGGCCGGGCCGGAAGCCGACCTGGCGCAGGCCGCGGCCGAAGAAGAACAGGTGAAGGTCATCGGGCCGCTGCGCATCAGCATCCCGCTGTTCAACATCTACCTGAACGAGGCCGACGAGCAGTCGCGCCGCCTGGCCACCGAGGTGGCCGAGTGGGGCCATGAACTGCAGCGCCCGGTGGGCGAAACCGCGGTGGCGCTGGCCCATTCACTGGCCGGCAATTCGGCCACCGTGGGCTTTGCCGACCTGTCGCAACTGGCGCGCTTCTTTGAACACGCGCTGATGCGCTCGCACGAGCATGGCAGCGGCACGCCCGACGAGGCACAGTTGTTCAACGACGCGGCCGAAGAAATTCGCCGCCTGCTGCACCAGTTCGCCGCCGGCTTCCTGCGCGACGCCGACCCGCTGCTGTTGCAGCGCCTGTCCGACCACGAGCACCTGCATGCCGCCCTGGCCCTGCAGGCCGCACCGGACGAACTGCCCACGCGCCTGGACGCCCTGCCCGAGGACCTGGCTGCGCCGACGCCTTCGCCCCTGCCCCTGCCGGTGGCCGAGGTGGCGGAGCCGGCCCCTGTCGAACCCGAACCCGAAGCGCTGGCACCCGCCGAAGCCGCCGCCCAACCCGAAGCGGAAGAGCCGAACACGGCCTTCGCCACCCAATTGGGTGGCCTGGCCATGGCCGAGTTCAGCGAACTGGGCCAGACCCAGCTGCATTCGCTGGCCGACCTGCCGGCGGTGGCCGGTGGTGGCACCCTGGCGCGCGCCGACGCACTGGACGACGCCGACGACATCGACGTCGAGGACGCGCTGGACGCCGACCTGTTCCCCATCTTCGAGGAAGAGGCGCTGGAACTGCTGCCGCAACTGCAGCAGCGCATGCGCGACTGGGCTCGCCGCCCGGGCGATGCCGGCGCCGCCAGCGCCTGCATGCGCACCCTGCACACGCTCAAGGGTGGGGCCCGCCTGGCCGGCGCCATGCGCCTGGGCGAAATGGCGCACCGGCTGGAAACGGCCATCGAGCACACGCTGGCCCGCGGGGCGCTGGACGACACCGCCGTGGCCCCGCTGCTGGGCCGGGTGGACGCCATCGACGCCGCTTTCGACGCCCTGCGCCGCGGCGAGCCGCTGGTGTCCGCACCCGCACCACTGGACGCGCTGCCATCCACGCCGGCGGCGCTGCATGTGGTGGACGAATCGCTGCCCATGCCGCTGGCCGACGAGGCCCCGGCCGTGGCGCCCGTGGCCGAAACCCCGGCCGCCCCCCACACCGCCGGCAGCATCGACTGGGCCAGCCTGTCCCTGTCCGCCGTGGCGCCGCAGGCCGAAGCCGCCCGCAGCGCCAGCGCCAGCCAGGCCGCGGTGCGTGTGCGCGCGCCGTTGCTGGACCGCCTGGTCAGCCACGCGGGCGAGGTCAGCATCACCCGCGCGCGCATCGACTCCGATGTGGGCCAGATGAAGGGGGCGCTGGGCGACCTGACCGAGAACCTGGAGCGCCTGCGCCGCCACCTGCGCGACATCGAACTGCAGGCCGAAACCCAGATCAGCACCCGCATCGAAGCCGCCAAGGCCGCTTCGCAGGCCTTCGACCCGCTGGAGATGGACCGCTTCACGCGCTTCCAGGAGCTCACGCGCATGATGGCCGAGTCGGTGAACGACGTGGCCACCGTGCAGCGCGGTCTGCAGCGCACCCTGCAGTCGGCCGAAGACGAACTGGCCGCCCAGGCGCGGCTGACGCGCGACCTGCAGGACGACCTGCTGCGCACCCGCATGGTCGAATTTGAAGGCCAGAGCGAACGCCTTTACCGCGTGGTGCGGCAGGCCGCCAAGGAAACCGGCAAGCAGGTGCGGCTGGACATCGTGGGCGGGGCCATCGAAATGGACCGTGGCGTGCTGGACCGCATGACCGGTGCCTTCGAGCACCTGCTGCGCAACTGCGTGACCCATGGCATTGAAAGCCCTGAGGCGCGCAGCGCCGCCGGCAAGGACCCCGTCGGCAGCATCACCATCGTGCTCAGCCAGGAAGGCAACGAAGTCGGGGTGGAATTCCGCGACGACGGCGCCGGCCTGGACATGGCCCGCATCCAGGCCAAGGCGGTGGCGCAAGGCCTGCTGCCGGCCAACGCCCAGCCGGGCGAGGCCGAACTGGCCAACCTGATCTTCACCCCCGGCTTCACCACCGCCGAAACCATCACCGAACTGTCCGGCCGCGGCGTGGGCATGGACGTGGTGCGCTCGGAAGTCAACGCCATGGGCGGGCGCATCATCACGGCCACGGCCGCTGGCAAAGGCACCAGCTTCCGCCTGGTGCTGCCATTGACCACCGCGGTGACGCAGGTGGTGATGGTGCGCGTGGGCGAGGTCACCGTGGCGCTGCCGTCCACCCTGGTGGAACTGGTGCGTCGCACGCCCGCGGCGGAACTGGAACAGGCCTACCGCAGCAACGCTCTGGTGCACGACGGCCAGCCGCTGCCCTTCTTCTGGCTGGGTGCGCTGCTGCACAACAGCCCGCGCGGCCACGCCAGCGGCCGCAACAGCAATGTGCTGATCATGCGCAGCGCGGCCCAGCGCATTGCGCTGCACGTGGACGAAGTGGTGGCCAACCAGGAAGTGGTGGTGAAGAACCTGGGCCCACAGCTGGCGCGCCTGCCCGGCCTGGCCGGCATGACGCTGCTGCCTTCGGGCGCCCCGGCGCTGATCTACAACCCGGTGGCCCTGGCCACGCTGTACGGCGAAGCCGCCTGGGCCCGCACCCGCGACGCCCTGGCTGCGCCGCAGCCGACGCAGGTGCAAGTGCTGAAGCCTGCCGCGCCCGCCGCGCCGCTGGTGCTGGTGGTGGACGATTCGCTCACCGTGCGCCGCGTCACCCAGCGCCTGCTCACCCGCGAAGGTTATCGGGTGGAACTGGCCAAGGACGGGCTGGAAGGCCTGGAGCGCCTGGCCGAAGAGCGGCCCGCGGTGGTGCTGTCGGACATCGAGATGCCGCGCATGGACGGCTTCGACCTGCTGCGCAACATCCGTGCCGACGCCCAGTTGAACAGCCTGCCGGTGGTGATGATCACCTCGCGCATTGCCCAGAAGCACCGCGACCACGCCACCGAACTGGGCGCCAACCACTACCTCGGCAAGCCCTACTCGGAAGAGGAACTGCTGGCGCTGGTGGCCCAGTACGCGCGCGCGCCGGTGTCCGCATGA
- a CDS encoding rubredoxin (PFAM: Rubredoxin~manually curated) → MSEPRTWMCLICGWIFDEAAGDPEHGIAPGTAWADVPMNWTCPECGARKEDFEMVQI, encoded by the coding sequence GTGAGCGAACCGCGCACCTGGATGTGCCTGATCTGCGGCTGGATCTTTGACGAAGCCGCCGGCGACCCGGAGCATGGCATCGCGCCAGGCACGGCATGGGCCGATGTGCCGATGAACTGGACCTGTCCCGAATGCGGAGCCCGCAAAGAGGACTTTGAGATGGTGCAGATCTGA
- a CDS encoding response regulator containing a CheY-like receiver domain and a GGDEF domain (PFAM: Response regulator receiver domain), which produces MDKQQGEGREPQAAKVLVIDDSNTIRRSAEIFLKQGGYEVVLAEDGFDALSKVNDHDPQLIFCDILMPRLDGYQTCAIIKRNPRFQDVPVIMLSSKDGLFDKARGRMVGSEEYLTKPFTKEQLLKAVEQFCRTGP; this is translated from the coding sequence GTGGACAAGCAGCAAGGCGAAGGGCGCGAGCCGCAGGCCGCCAAGGTCCTGGTCATCGACGACAGCAACACCATCCGGCGCAGTGCCGAGATCTTCCTGAAACAAGGGGGCTACGAGGTGGTGCTGGCCGAGGACGGTTTCGATGCGCTGTCCAAGGTGAACGACCACGACCCGCAACTGATCTTCTGCGACATCCTGATGCCGCGCCTGGATGGCTACCAGACCTGCGCGATCATCAAGCGCAACCCCCGTTTCCAGGACGTGCCGGTGATCATGCTGTCGTCCAAGGACGGGCTGTTCGACAAGGCGCGCGGGCGCATGGTGGGCTCCGAGGAGTACCTGACCAAGCCCTTCACCAAGGAACAACTGCTGAAGGCGGTGGAACAGTTCTGCCGCACCGGCCCCTGA
- a CDS encoding response regulator with CheY-like receiver domain and winged-helix DNA-binding domain (PFAM: Response regulator receiver domain), which produces MTIKKILLVDDSKTELHHLSELLTKRGYAVRTAENGEEAHRRLAEDKPDLILMDVVMPGQNGFQLTRAITRDPKFADVPVIMCTSKNQETDKVWGMRQGARDYVVKPVVAEELIAKIKAFD; this is translated from the coding sequence ATGACCATCAAGAAGATCCTGCTTGTTGACGATTCCAAGACCGAACTGCACCACCTGTCGGAGTTGCTGACCAAGCGCGGCTATGCGGTGCGCACGGCCGAAAACGGCGAGGAGGCGCATCGCCGCCTGGCCGAAGACAAGCCCGACCTGATCCTGATGGACGTGGTGATGCCGGGCCAGAACGGCTTCCAGCTCACCCGTGCCATCACCCGCGACCCCAAGTTCGCCGATGTGCCGGTGATCATGTGCACCAGCAAGAACCAGGAAACCGACAAGGTCTGGGGCATGCGCCAGGGCGCGCGTGACTATGTGGTCAAACCCGTGGTGGCCGAAGAGCTGATCGCCAAGATCAAGGCCTTCGACTGA